The following nucleotide sequence is from Methanomassiliicoccales archaeon.
TCGCCCCGGGCAGGAAGGTCGAAGCCGGTCGCGAGATTACCTGGGAGAAGATCACCACCAAGGTGGAATCGCTGCACGCTGGCGATGCGGACCTGGAGGTCATCAAACCGGGCGGGCTCATCGCCATAGGAACGAAGCTCGACCCCGCCATGACCAAGTCGGACGGACTGACGGGACGGGTAGTGGGCAAGCCTGGGACCTTGCCCCCGGTCCTGCACAAGTTCGTCATGACCACAAAGCTGCTGGAGCGGGTGGTCGGTGCGGCGGTGGACCTGGCGGTGGAGAACATCAAGACGAACGAGCCGCTCATGCTCAGTGTCGGGACCGCTACCACGGTAGGGGTGGTCACCAGCGCGCGCGTGGACGAGTCAGAGGTGGCATTGAAGATACCCGTCTGCGCGGAGAAGAATCAGCGGGTGGCCATCTCCCGCAAGATCCAGGGCAAGTGGCGGCTCATCGGCTACGGCATCATCAAGTGATCCAATCATGCAGAAGGTCGTTCTGGACACCAATGCGCTTCTCATGCCCTTCGAGTTCTCTCTGAACATCGATCACGAGCTGCAGCGTCTTCTCGGACAGTGCGAGGTCTATGTGCCCGGTCCGGTGATAGGCGAACTCAAGCGCTCGACCAGCAAGCATGCATCTGCGGCGCTCTCATTGGCTCGCAAGTACAACCTCTTTCACACCGAGAGACAGGGCGACGAGGGCGTCATGGAGGTGGCGGGGAAGCTGCAGGCGTTCGTGGTCACCAACGACGCTCTACTGCGCGCGAGAGTGCGCAAGCGCGGGCTGAAGGTCATCTTTCTAAGGTCCGGGAACCACCTGGCATTTGACGGGGACTACTGATCAGATCAGAGGTCGAGGCGGGTCCTCGGGACCGCTGGCCTTGTTCACCCCGGTCTGCCGCATCCGCTCCTCCAGGATGGACTTGCCCGTTTCACTGGCTGCGTAGACGGGCACCTTGGTCCCAGCCTGTAGAAGTGCACGGCGCTTCGCCTCTTCCCGCACCCAATAGGAAGCGCAGCCGGAGACGATGTCGCACGTCTGGAAGAAGGCGCGGGCGTCCTTTTCATCCACGCCCGTGGTGTGGACCGCGAACAGCATCACATGGTCCGCGAACCCGTCCCGGATCATCTGGGCATCCTGG
It contains:
- a CDS encoding twitching motility protein PilT — translated: MQKVVLDTNALLMPFEFSLNIDHELQRLLGQCEVYVPGPVIGELKRSTSKHASAALSLARKYNLFHTERQGDEGVMEVAGKLQAFVVTNDALLRARVRKRGLKVIFLRSGNHLAFDGDY